In the genome of Crassaminicella thermophila, the window CCTTTAGAAGCTCAAAAAGCTCAAGCTGTTGCTGCAAGAAGCTATGCAATTGTTAATTTAAATAGACACAAAGATTATGGTTTTGATTTATGTTCTACTATACATTGCCAAGTATATGGGGGATATAGCAGTGAAAATCCTATAACTAGAAGGGCTGTTGATGAAACAAAAGGTGAGGTTCTAACGTATAATGGAAAAGTTGTTACAGCCTTTTATCATTCAAATAGTGGTGGACATACTGAAGATAGCGAAAGTGTTTGGTCTAATTCGTTGGGATACTTAAGAGGAGTAGAGGATCCATATTCTATTGGTGAACCTAATGATAAATGGACAAAAGTTTACACAAGGGAGCAAATTGAAGAAATTTTAGCATCTAATGGCTTATCAGTAGGAAGATTGGAAAATATAACTGTTGAAGAACGCTCAAAAAATGGAAGGGTTTTAAAAGTAGTGTTTTATGGATCTAAAGGAAATAAAACTTTAGAAAAAGGACAGATAAGAAATATATTTGGTTATAATAATATTAAAAGTACATGGTTTGATATTATGTCTAATGCGGATTCAACTGTAAAAGTGCTATCTGATTTAAATGAGTTGCCACAAGAAATAAGAACTGTAAATAAGTATATTATCACAGCTGAAGGAATTAAAGAAATTGAATTGCAAAATAAATATATGGATAATGGAAATAAAATGAAAGTGATTCCTACTCCAACTGGATCAGATCAATATTTATTTACTGGAAAAGGTTGGGGCCATGGTTTAGGAATGAGTCAATGGGGAGCTAAAAAAATGGCTGAAGAAGGTTTTAAATATAAACAGATATTAACACACTATTATACAGGAACTAAGATAGAGTAAGGAGTTTTAGAGATGAAAACAAGTGATTTTAATTTTTATTTGCCTGAAGAATTAATTGCTCAAACACCTTTAGAAAATAGGGATGAGTCGAGATTAATGGTTTTGGATAAACAAACAGGAGAAATTCAACACAAATTTTTTAAAAATATTATCGAATATTTAAAAAAAGGAGATTGCTTAGTGTTAAATAACACTAGAGTATTGCCTGCTAGATTGTTTGGAGCTAAAGAACATACTGGTGGAAAAGTTGAATTTTTACTATTAAAAAGAATAGATAAAGATAAATGGGAAACTTTAGTTAAACCAGGAAGAAAGGCTAAAATAGGAGATAGAATTGTTTTTGGTGATGGTTTATTAAAAGCAAAGATTGTTGATATTGGACAAGAAGGCTCAAGAATTGTAGAGTTTGAATACAATGGCATATTTGAAGAAATTTTAGATAAGCTTGGAACAATGCCTTTGCCACCATATATTAAGGAAACACTAAAAGAAAAAGAAAGGTATCAAACAGTATATTCAAAATATGAAGGATCTGCTGCGGCACCTACTGCAGGACTTCACTTTACGAATGAACTGCTTCAACAGATTGAAGAAAAAGGAATTAAAATAGTATATATAACATTGCATGTAGGACTAGGAACGTTTAGACCAGTAAAAAGTGAAAATATTTTAGAGCATAAGATGCATTCTGAGTTTTATATGGTGAGCAAAGAAGCAGCAGAAGTAATAAATAATACAAAGGCAAGTGGAGGGAGAATTATTTCGGTAGGAACTACTTCTACTAGAACTTTAGAAAGTATTGCTGATAAAAAAGGTTTTATTCATGAAGGACAGGGATGGACAGATATTTTTATTTATCCTGGGTATGAATTTAAGGTGATAGATGGACTAATTACAAATTTTCATCTTCCAGAGTCTACATTGATTATGTTAGTTAGTGCATTTTGTGGTAAAGATGTTACACTAAATGCTTACAAAGAAGCTGTAAATAATAAATATAGGTTCTTTAGTTTTGGAGATGCAATGTTCATCATTTAGAGATAATGACAAAAATTGTAGGAGGGCTTTGAATGGCAATAAAGTATGAATTAATAAAAGAGTGTAAACAGAGTGGTGCAAGATTGGGGCGTCTTCATACACCTCATGGGATTATAGAGACACCAATATTTATGCCAGTAGGAACACAAGCTACTGTAAAAGCAATGACACCAGAAGAATTGAAAGAAATAAATGCACAAATTATATTAAGCAACACTTATCATTTATATTTAAGACCTGGACATAAGCTTGTAGAGAAAGCTGGCGGGTTACATAAATTTATGAATTGGGACAGACCTATATTAACGGACAGTGGTGGATTTCAGGTTTTTAGCTTAGGAGATTTAAGAAAAATTTCTGAAGAAGGAGTAGAATTTAGATCACATTTAGATGGTTCAAAACATTTTATTAGCCCTGAAAAAGCGATAGAGATAGAAAATGCATTAGGGGCAGATATTATCATGGCATTTGATGAATGTGCACCATATCCTGCAGATAAAAATTATGTAAAGAATTCATTAGAACGAACAACTAGATGGGCTAAAAGATGTAAACAAGCCCATAAAAATCCAGATACACAAGCTTTATTTGGGATTATTCAAGGTGGAATGTATAAAGATTTAAGAGAACAAAGTATTAAAGAAATTGTAGAACTAGATTTTCCTGGATATGCTGTTGGTGGATTGAGTGTAGGAGAGCCAAAACCATTAATGTATGAAGTCTTAGAATATACTACTCCGCTTATGCCAAAGGATAAACCAAGATATCTTATGGGAGTTGGTACCCCAGACTGTTTAATAGAGGGGGTAATAAGAGGAATAGACATGTTTGATTGTGTTTTACCAACTCGAATTGCTAGAAATGGTACAGCTATGACTTCAGTAGGGAAAGTAGTTATAAAAAACGCAAAGTATATAGAAGATTTCGAGCCGTTAGATCCTAATTGTGATTGTTATACTTGTAAAAATTATTCTAGGGCATATTTAAGACATTTATATAAAGCGCAGGAGATATTGTCTGCAAGATTAGTTACATATCACAATCTTTATTTCTTGCTGGAACTTATGAAAAATATCAGAAATGCTATAAAAGAAGATAGATTGCTAGATTTTAGAAAAGAATTTTTTGAAAAGTATGGTTATGAAATATAAACTAATTAAAGGATTTTTTATTTATATGTAGAATACCAAATGTATATCAAAAAAAGGGGAGGCATAGATATATGAATCAATTATCTTCACCGATTTTTATGACTGCTATATTCATTGCAATATTTTATTTCTTGATTATTAGACCACAGAAAAAACGAGAGAAACAAATAAAGGATATGAGAAATAGCTTAAAAGTTGGAGATAATATTTCAACAATAGGTGGTATATACGGTAAAATCATAAAAATAAAAGATGATATGATAATTATAGAAGTTGGAGCTGATAAAACAAAGCTTCAAATTGCAAGATGGGCAGTTGGCAATGTAATAAAAAGTGATGATGTAAAATAAAATTAGGAAAGAAGATGACTATTTGTTATCTTCTTTTTCATTTTTATAAAAAAACAGAAGTACTTTTAATAGTAATATTTATAAAAGTATAGCATAAATATGATATAAGAATTCTGTGGAGGTGAAAGAATGAAATCTAACAGAAATATAGAGTTTAATAATGAAGGGATTATATGGATATATTTAAAAGCAATACTTGTAGCATGTATTTTTGTAATATTGGTATTTGTTTTTATGGCTTTGGTTATTACTTATACAAATGTTTCTGAATCGATCATCCCAATGGCTTCATCTATTGTTATGATTATAAGTTGTTTAATATGTGGACTATATACAGGTGTAAAACAAAAAAGAAAAGGATGGCTAAAAGGTTCATTAGCAGGTTTTATATATGCATTTTTAATCATTATCATGAGTTGGGTATTTATCAAAGATTTTACAATAGGAACAAATGTTTTACTCAAAAGTTTAATTGGTATTGTAGCAGGTGGAATTGGAGGTATGATAGGTGTAAATTTAAAATAAATGACTTTGACAATAACCCCCTTTATGTTATAATTTATTAGAAACTATTTTAGAGGAGGAAGTAGTATGAAATATATAAAGACATTAACAAAAGCGACATTAAAA includes:
- the yajC gene encoding preprotein translocase subunit YajC translates to MNQLSSPIFMTAIFIAIFYFLIIRPQKKREKQIKDMRNSLKVGDNISTIGGIYGKIIKIKDDMIIIEVGADKTKLQIARWAVGNVIKSDDVK
- the tgt gene encoding tRNA guanosine(34) transglycosylase Tgt, whose translation is MAIKYELIKECKQSGARLGRLHTPHGIIETPIFMPVGTQATVKAMTPEELKEINAQIILSNTYHLYLRPGHKLVEKAGGLHKFMNWDRPILTDSGGFQVFSLGDLRKISEEGVEFRSHLDGSKHFISPEKAIEIENALGADIIMAFDECAPYPADKNYVKNSLERTTRWAKRCKQAHKNPDTQALFGIIQGGMYKDLREQSIKEIVELDFPGYAVGGLSVGEPKPLMYEVLEYTTPLMPKDKPRYLMGVGTPDCLIEGVIRGIDMFDCVLPTRIARNGTAMTSVGKVVIKNAKYIEDFEPLDPNCDCYTCKNYSRAYLRHLYKAQEILSARLVTYHNLYFLLELMKNIRNAIKEDRLLDFRKEFFEKYGYEI
- the queA gene encoding tRNA preQ1(34) S-adenosylmethionine ribosyltransferase-isomerase QueA is translated as MKTSDFNFYLPEELIAQTPLENRDESRLMVLDKQTGEIQHKFFKNIIEYLKKGDCLVLNNTRVLPARLFGAKEHTGGKVEFLLLKRIDKDKWETLVKPGRKAKIGDRIVFGDGLLKAKIVDIGQEGSRIVEFEYNGIFEEILDKLGTMPLPPYIKETLKEKERYQTVYSKYEGSAAAPTAGLHFTNELLQQIEEKGIKIVYITLHVGLGTFRPVKSENILEHKMHSEFYMVSKEAAEVINNTKASGGRIISVGTTSTRTLESIADKKGFIHEGQGWTDIFIYPGYEFKVIDGLITNFHLPESTLIMLVSAFCGKDVTLNAYKEAVNNKYRFFSFGDAMFII
- a CDS encoding SpoIID/LytB domain-containing protein, which gives rise to MINFKKLSFRFLLLLILIIILPFQVNANTQSKLINQVKIGIRFGDSATPLVSMYSPSGLELGYYIGNEFKSMISFIENEEIIIRKDSYFMEINGTFIEYDFDSQSDSYNTNIQGPIHIQIGDKFDSLDEANSFKKSLPDLMDNTYIVYEDGWRVWIGLYSSYSDAEAAFSNIKALISNAELRIIAKDSKRIQVLNKSGKVLFMYNTSNETYHFRPIPQKDNPSVIQLDGKSFRGTIIINRYLDSDLTVINQLDLEEYLYGVVPREISGDWPLEAQKAQAVAARSYAIVNLNRHKDYGFDLCSTIHCQVYGGYSSENPITRRAVDETKGEVLTYNGKVVTAFYHSNSGGHTEDSESVWSNSLGYLRGVEDPYSIGEPNDKWTKVYTREQIEEILASNGLSVGRLENITVEERSKNGRVLKVVFYGSKGNKTLEKGQIRNIFGYNNIKSTWFDIMSNADSTVKVLSDLNELPQEIRTVNKYIITAEGIKEIELQNKYMDNGNKMKVIPTPTGSDQYLFTGKGWGHGLGMSQWGAKKMAEEGFKYKQILTHYYTGTKIE
- a CDS encoding TIGR04086 family membrane protein, whose product is MKSNRNIEFNNEGIIWIYLKAILVACIFVILVFVFMALVITYTNVSESIIPMASSIVMIISCLICGLYTGVKQKRKGWLKGSLAGFIYAFLIIIMSWVFIKDFTIGTNVLLKSLIGIVAGGIGGMIGVNLK